The proteins below are encoded in one region of Salvelinus namaycush isolate Seneca chromosome 32, SaNama_1.0, whole genome shotgun sequence:
- the cfap20 gene encoding cilia- and flagella-associated protein 20 isoform X2, producing the protein MFKNTFQSGFLSILYSIGSKPLQIWDKKVRNGHIKRITDNDIQSLVLEVEGTNVSTTYITCPADPKKTLGIKLPFLVMIIKNLKKYFTFEVQVLDDKNVRRRFRASNYQSTTRVKPFICTMPMRLDDGWNQIQFNLSDFTRRAYGTNYIETLRVQIHANCRIRRVYFSDRLYSEDELPAEFKLYLPVQNKAKQ; encoded by the exons ATGTTTAAAAACACCTTTCAAAGTGGATTCCTATCTATCTTGTATAGCATTGGGAGCAAACCTCTTCAGATATGGGATAAAAAG GTCAGGAACGGCCACATAAAGCGGATTACAGACAACGACATTCAGTCGCTGGTGCTTGAAGTGGAGGGAACAAATGTCAG CACAACCTACATCACTTGTCCGGCTGACCCAAAGAAGACACTTGGTATCAAACTCCCGTTCTTGGTTATGATCATAAAGAATTTGAAGAAGTATTTCACCTTTGAAGTCCAG GTGTTGGATGACAAGAATGTGAGGAGGCGGTTCCGGGCCAGTAACTACCAGAGCACCACTCGGGTGAAGCCCTTCATCTGTACCATGCCCATGAGGCTGGACGACGGCTGGAACCAGATCCAGTTTAACCTGTCTGACTTCACACGGCGGGCCTACGGCACCAACTACATCGAGACACTCCGCGTACAG ATCCATGCAAACTGCCGCATACGGAGAGTGTACTTCTCTGACAGACTGTACTCGGAAGATGAGCTCCCTGCGGAGTTCAAACTTTATCTACCCGTACAGAACAAAGCAAAG CAGTAA
- the cfap20 gene encoding cilia- and flagella-associated protein 20 isoform X1: MFKNTFQSGFLSILYSIGSKPLQIWDKKVRNGHIKRITDNDIQSLVLEVEGTNVSTTYITCPADPKKTLGIKLPFLVMIIKNLKKYFTFEVQVLDDKNVRRRFRASNYQSTTRVKPFICTMPMRLDDGWNQIQFNLSDFTRRAYGTNYIETLRVQIHANCRIRRVYFSDRLYSEDELPAEFKLYLPVQNKAKDNDLTQLQAV; this comes from the exons ATGTTTAAAAACACCTTTCAAAGTGGATTCCTATCTATCTTGTATAGCATTGGGAGCAAACCTCTTCAGATATGGGATAAAAAG GTCAGGAACGGCCACATAAAGCGGATTACAGACAACGACATTCAGTCGCTGGTGCTTGAAGTGGAGGGAACAAATGTCAG CACAACCTACATCACTTGTCCGGCTGACCCAAAGAAGACACTTGGTATCAAACTCCCGTTCTTGGTTATGATCATAAAGAATTTGAAGAAGTATTTCACCTTTGAAGTCCAG GTGTTGGATGACAAGAATGTGAGGAGGCGGTTCCGGGCCAGTAACTACCAGAGCACCACTCGGGTGAAGCCCTTCATCTGTACCATGCCCATGAGGCTGGACGACGGCTGGAACCAGATCCAGTTTAACCTGTCTGACTTCACACGGCGGGCCTACGGCACCAACTACATCGAGACACTCCGCGTACAG ATCCATGCAAACTGCCGCATACGGAGAGTGTACTTCTCTGACAGACTGTACTCGGAAGATGAGCTCCCTGCGGAGTTCAAACTTTATCTACCCGTACAGAACAAAGCAAAG gacaatgacctaacacaactccaggctgtgtaa
- the cfap20 gene encoding cilia- and flagella-associated protein 20 isoform X3 has product MFKNTFQSGFLSILYSIGSKPLQIWDKKVRNGHIKRITDNDIQSLVLEVEGTNVSTTYITCPADPKKTLGIKLPFLVMIIKNLKKYFTFEVQVLDDKNVRRRFRASNYQSTTRVKPFICTMPMRLDDGWNQIQFNLSDFTRRAYGTNYIETLRVQIHANCRIRRVYFSDRLYSEDELPAEFKLYLPVQNKAK; this is encoded by the exons ATGTTTAAAAACACCTTTCAAAGTGGATTCCTATCTATCTTGTATAGCATTGGGAGCAAACCTCTTCAGATATGGGATAAAAAG GTCAGGAACGGCCACATAAAGCGGATTACAGACAACGACATTCAGTCGCTGGTGCTTGAAGTGGAGGGAACAAATGTCAG CACAACCTACATCACTTGTCCGGCTGACCCAAAGAAGACACTTGGTATCAAACTCCCGTTCTTGGTTATGATCATAAAGAATTTGAAGAAGTATTTCACCTTTGAAGTCCAG GTGTTGGATGACAAGAATGTGAGGAGGCGGTTCCGGGCCAGTAACTACCAGAGCACCACTCGGGTGAAGCCCTTCATCTGTACCATGCCCATGAGGCTGGACGACGGCTGGAACCAGATCCAGTTTAACCTGTCTGACTTCACACGGCGGGCCTACGGCACCAACTACATCGAGACACTCCGCGTACAG ATCCATGCAAACTGCCGCATACGGAGAGTGTACTTCTCTGACAGACTGTACTCGGAAGATGAGCTCCCTGCGGAGTTCAAACTTTATCTACCCGTACAGAACAAAGCAAAG TAA